The window AGTAAAGGCTCACTATCTCTTTCGGTAAAAGTGTAGTTTGCTGTAAGGTTCAATTTGTCAAAAAGCAATGTTTGCCCCATGATCTCTACTCCTCTTGCGGTTAGATCCTTATCTTCATTTTGATATTGCGAGATGAAATTTACTGGATCAATAGTAATGAATTGTACGAGGTTTTTTTCTTGTCTTTGAAATACAGTTAATTCTAGACTAGAGTTCTTTTTACTCCAATAAACACCAGCTTCTAGTGTTGCATTTTCTTCTGGTTCTAGTTCTTCATTACCAAAACCGCTAGCATACAATTGAAACAATGACGGCGTGATATAAGCCGTACTGTAACTAGCATAAGCTTTCAATACATTTTCCCCTAGATTAAATCGATAAGAAGGATTTACATTGTAAACCAGTTTACCATCATAATTACTATGAAAATTATAACGTGCACCAACATTAACATTAAAGCCTTTACCAGATAAATAAACAACATTAAAGTAAGGATCATAAATCTGAAAGTTTACATCATCCTTATCGGCATTTTGAACAAATTCACTACTACCAAAAGGAATACTAAAATCCTCATAGGTCTGATTATTAAAATTAAAACCTACTATAGTCTTTAAACTAGCGTCATTCTCTAGGTCAAAAGTGTATTTGTTATAAAGGTCAAGAGAATAACCATCTGCATTAAAAAGCGACGGGAAATTGCTTCTTGTATCTCTACGTGTATGCGTGCTAACATCTGTGTAAACTAGTTCTCCTTTTTCAGAATAGTTCCAATTCATGTTAGTTCCCCATCTTACCTGACGATTATAAGTCTCGTTATCTCCGTCAACAAAAGCACCATTGTCAAATTCGGCTACGTTCTCATCAAAAGACAAATAACTCGTTATTTTAAAGTCTTTGTTATTGTTGTAACCTATTCGGCCTAGGATATTAATTCTATTGAATTCGTCTGGTTCAAATTGTTCGTTTTCGTTTGCACTTTCTGCGGCACTTAAACCGTTTGTACTTTGGTGGTTTAATCCTAAACCGTAAGTCAGTCCATTATTTGCTGTTCCTTGAATTTGAATACTATTATTGTACTCATCAAGACCATTATTTGCTTGCTCCGCACTTTTATTAGTTCCTATAAACGAGGCAACATTTACTCGTACACCGCTTTTAGGCGCCTTGCGCAGTTTAATATTGATGACTGCGGTGCTCGCATTTGCTCCATAAAGTGTGCTAGCTGCACCTTTTAATATTTCAATTTCTTCAATTTGATCAATATCTATTAATCGCAAATCAAATTCGCTAGAAATATTACTTGGGTCGTTAACTTGCGCACCATCGATTAAAATGGAAACCTGACGGCTGCTTCCACCTCGCACAAAGTAACTTTGATTTTGTCCAGCATTACTACGTGCACCATTGATTTCAATTCCTGCGTATTGATTAAGAAGATCTGCAATATTTGCACTGCGTTGTGCTTCAATATCTGATCGAGTGATTTTAATGACAGGTTTACCGCTGTCTTTGCGTTGCAGGTCAAATTTTGACGAAGCTGTGACGATCACTTCTTCCAGTTTTGTTGCTGTGGAGTCTTGGACTACCTGTGCTTTTCCCGACACAGTTACAGCAATCATAGCGCTCAAGGCGATGATTTGTTTTTTCATTTGTAATAAATTAATACGGGAAAAGAAGTTGAGGAGAATTTACGCAAGCTAGAAAACATGCAATAAAGAGGTCATGACTGCGCTCGACCTGACATATAAAAACCCATCGCTATCTCTATCCCGAAGATGAACAATTAATTGAATCATGGCAGGTCTCCTGACTTCAAAATAAAACCGCCTTCCCAAGAATGTACTCAGTGGCATTGATGATTTTATCCTAAAAATTTTAGGACGTTTCTAATAAACGTTTTGTCTACAGTTGCGGGAACAGTTCTAGAATCACACTAGATTCCCTTTTAATTCAAGTTCTTTTTTAATTCCGCTTTCGCGAAAGCGAGATCAACAAAAAACTAAAAACCATATTTCAAGCCACAATATTAGTCTATTTAGAAACTTATCGTAATCATTTTACAGATTATTTTATTCAAAATGGAAGGTGAAAATGAATTCTTCCTGAAGTAATGTTTTACTTTTGAAGGCTTATGAAAAAGAACTTTTTATATTTATTGATAGTTGCAGGATGTCTACAATCTTGTAAGAAGGTTGAAGATCAATCAAATGCACTGGAAAGGCAAGTTGAAGTAAACGATCAAATTGAAATTAAATACGCCAAAGGTTTTCAAATTGAAACCACAGCAACTGGTTATAAAATAAGTATTAGAAACCCATGGCCAGAGAGTGCTGAGAGATTCACCTTTGAGTTATTGCATGCGAAAGATGATGATTTTTGGAATAGCAACAATGTTTCTAACGCCATTCACATTCCTATAAAATCTATCGTCTTAACATCAACCACTCACATTCCACCATTAGTTTTATTAAATGAAGAAAAAAGTTTAAAAGGTTTTCCTTCTACCGATTATATAAGCGCTCCAGAGGTGAGAACTTTAATTGAAGATGGAAAAGTGGAAGAGTTGGGCGCCAATGAAACAATGAATGTAGAACGTACTATAATGCTGGCGCCAGACCTGGTAATGGGTTTTAGTATCGACGCAAGTAATCCTGTTTATCAAAAAATAGAAAAAGTAGGAATACCAGTAATTTATAACGGAGAATGGGTGGAAAAACATCCGCTAGCAAAAGCAGAATGGATCAAGCTATTTGGCGTTTTGTATGGAAAAGAACAACAAGCTGACTCCATATTTCAATCAATTGAAAATGAATATTTGAACACATTAGAGCTTGTTAAAAATGTGAAACGTCCCAAAGTGATAAGCGGTGCGACATGGAAAGAGCAATGGTATTTACCTTATGGAGATTCCTGGCAAGGAAAAATTTTAAATGATGCTGGTGCAAATTACATTTACCAAGAAACAACAGGAACAGGTTCTCTTGCCTATAATATTGAAAAAGTTCTCGTGGACGGAAACGATGCCGCTTTCTGGATTGCACCTGCACAATACACGAGTTATTCAAAAATGATAGAAGATAATAAGTCCTATCAATTATTTGATGCTTTTAAAAACAAACAAGTTTATACACATGCACTTACAGTGGGCGCAAAAGGTGGCGTCACCTATTATGAAGAAGCGAGTATGCGTCCCGATCTTGTCTTAAAGGACCTTGTTAAGATCTTGCATCCAGAATTAGAAATGGAACATGAACTGTATTTCTTCAAACCTTTAAAGGAATAAATTCAATTCCAAAAAAGAGAATAGTTAGAGTAAAATATTTTTGATAAGGTTAAATTAAAAGTCTGAATTAAAAAGCTTTACCTAATTCATGGTTAGAAATACTAGACAGACCTTATTTTTGATATTCTATAAAAAACGTTACTAGCCCATGACTTTTAAAATTATAAAGCGCATTGTCCTTTGGGTTTTTGTAGTACCCATTTTTATTTTTATCACAATTATTGCTGTTGCTTATTTGAAGCAAGACGCAATTGTACAATCTCAAATAAAAGAGCTCAATTCCAACTATGATGGTAAAATTATAGTTGGAGACTCTCATTTAGCTCCATTTGCAAATTTCCCAGACATTGCCGTTAAAATAGATAGTGTTAAGATTTACGAAAGTAAAGAAGACAAGGCTGCTGTGATTTTAGATGTGGCAGAT is drawn from Nonlabens dokdonensis DSW-6 and contains these coding sequences:
- a CDS encoding ABC transporter substrate-binding protein, with translation MKKNFLYLLIVAGCLQSCKKVEDQSNALERQVEVNDQIEIKYAKGFQIETTATGYKISIRNPWPESAERFTFELLHAKDDDFWNSNNVSNAIHIPIKSIVLTSTTHIPPLVLLNEEKSLKGFPSTDYISAPEVRTLIEDGKVEELGANETMNVERTIMLAPDLVMGFSIDASNPVYQKIEKVGIPVIYNGEWVEKHPLAKAEWIKLFGVLYGKEQQADSIFQSIENEYLNTLELVKNVKRPKVISGATWKEQWYLPYGDSWQGKILNDAGANYIYQETTGTGSLAYNIEKVLVDGNDAAFWIAPAQYTSYSKMIEDNKSYQLFDAFKNKQVYTHALTVGAKGGVTYYEEASMRPDLVLKDLVKILHPELEMEHELYFFKPLKE
- a CDS encoding TonB-dependent receptor plug domain-containing protein, whose product is MKKQIIALSAMIAVTVSGKAQVVQDSTATKLEEVIVTASSKFDLQRKDSGKPVIKITRSDIEAQRSANIADLLNQYAGIEINGARSNAGQNQSYFVRGGSSRQVSILIDGAQVNDPSNISSEFDLRLIDIDQIEEIEILKGAASTLYGANASTAVINIKLRKAPKSGVRVNVASFIGTNKSAEQANNGLDEYNNSIQIQGTANNGLTYGLGLNHQSTNGLSAAESANENEQFEPDEFNRINILGRIGYNNNKDFKITSYLSFDENVAEFDNGAFVDGDNETYNRQVRWGTNMNWNYSEKGELVYTDVSTHTRRDTRSNFPSLFNADGYSLDLYNKYTFDLENDASLKTIVGFNFNNQTYEDFSIPFGSSEFVQNADKDDVNFQIYDPYFNVVYLSGKGFNVNVGARYNFHSNYDGKLVYNVNPSYRFNLGENVLKAYASYSTAYITPSLFQLYASGFGNEELEPEENATLEAGVYWSKKNSSLELTVFQRQEKNLVQFITIDPVNFISQYQNEDKDLTARGVEIMGQTLLFDKLNLTANYTFTERDSEPLLRRIPKHKVNASARIEAFQGAFFTLRYQYNHQRGDAFFDANTFTTQNVELDSYQLVDLDGTYKLKNKDVTFFAGISNVLNEDFQEIVGFQTRGRNYKVGVRLGL